In the Candidatus Brocadiia bacterium genome, one interval contains:
- a CDS encoding SBBP repeat-containing protein, whose amino-acid sequence MRFVFICLLVSFMILGYGGICQQPDSTTGSSDVAWGPVAPTNLTATAVSSSKINLLWQDNSDDEKEFQIEVSIDGLNYFLLSTISPNVTVFTDTSLVASTIYYYRIRGWNNSGFGHYSNVASATTLPPPNAPSAVALRVVTDSQINVSWIDNSNDENGFRIYRRIGMSGNYMEIFAVAANMVFYSNTGLTPGQDYYYKVVAYNDGGASAYSNEAQAVSTVTLPSVPSGMNVSNISGSSTALSWSDNSDNEDGFIIERSFDGISFSGLVTLTENTTVYTDTGLNSSSPYYYRVSAYNFAGNSANSNHGYVVTPVWTQRLGTLDRDCAFGGASDSEGNIYSTGFTNAGMDGNVYYGGRDVFLVKYDRYGIKQWTKQDGTLQDDYASKVAVDTSGNIYIAGYTYGNFDGNNNAGIIDCFLIKYNSAGIKQWTRMFGTESGDIAEAVYTDSNGNVYVTGLTYGSFPGNTNQGDADVFLAKYDAAGDFKWVSQLGSDLYDTGYAVAVDAGNSIYIAGKTANEFELGQRKGVKGMDDFFIAKYDSNGVKLWAKQDGTNAYDNAYNLALDASGNIYVIGNTNGEMEIGKWQGGYDVFIVKYDSSCTRIWSKQIGSTKNDTAYSLAINNNDYIYIVGDTSDSFGDNAYIGGTDYFLVKYDSSGAQIWVKQGGTMADDNAHDIVITSYNFIYIPVFSFGVIDNYSNQGDYDVFLIKYNLDGQKK is encoded by the coding sequence ATGCGGTTTGTATTTATCTGTCTTTTAGTCAGCTTCATGATTTTAGGTTACGGCGGCATTTGCCAGCAACCTGATTCAACCACCGGCAGCAGTGATGTTGCTTGGGGGCCGGTTGCTCCGACTAACCTTACGGCAACCGCTGTTTCTTCGTCTAAAATAAACTTATTATGGCAGGATAACTCTGATGATGAAAAGGAATTTCAAATAGAGGTATCAATTGATGGACTAAATTACTTTTTGCTTAGTACCATAAGCCCTAATGTTACCGTTTTTACCGATACCAGCCTGGTGGCTTCAACCATTTATTATTACCGAATCCGGGGATGGAATAATTCTGGTTTTGGTCATTATTCTAATGTTGCTTCAGCCACTACATTGCCTCCGCCTAACGCACCTTCGGCCGTAGCTTTACGGGTAGTTACTGATAGCCAGATCAATGTTTCCTGGATTGATAACTCCAATGATGAAAATGGTTTCAGAATATACCGACGCATTGGAATGAGTGGAAATTATATGGAAATATTTGCAGTGGCGGCTAATATGGTTTTTTATAGCAATACTGGGTTGACACCTGGGCAGGATTATTATTACAAGGTTGTGGCTTATAATGACGGGGGGGCGAGTGCATATTCTAACGAAGCTCAAGCGGTTTCAACCGTGACTTTGCCGTCCGTGCCGTCGGGTATGAACGTCTCAAATATATCCGGGTCGTCGACCGCTCTGAGCTGGAGCGATAATTCCGATAACGAAGACGGTTTTATTATCGAAAGAAGTTTTGACGGAATAAGTTTTTCGGGACTTGTCACTTTAACAGAAAATACCACGGTCTATACCGATACCGGATTGAACAGCTCTTCACCATATTATTACCGGGTCAGCGCTTACAACTTTGCCGGGAATAGTGCCAATTCTAATCATGGCTATGTAGTCACTCCGGTCTGGACTCAGCGTTTAGGCACGCTTGACCGTGACTGCGCTTTCGGTGGAGCTTCCGATTCCGAAGGAAACATCTACAGCACCGGTTTTACCAATGCCGGCATGGACGGGAATGTTTATTACGGCGGCCGGGACGTGTTCCTAGTCAAATATGATCGGTATGGGATTAAACAATGGACCAAACAAGACGGTACACTCCAGGATGATTATGCCAGCAAGGTAGCAGTCGATACTTCGGGCAATATTTACATTGCCGGCTACACCTACGGTAATTTTGACGGCAATAATAATGCCGGGATTATCGACTGCTTCCTGATTAAATACAATTCAGCCGGTATCAAGCAATGGACTCGGATGTTCGGAACAGAATCTGGTGATATCGCCGAAGCGGTTTATACGGATTCTAATGGTAATGTTTACGTCACAGGGTTAACATACGGCTCATTTCCGGGGAATACTAATCAGGGTGACGCTGATGTATTTCTGGCCAAATACGACGCTGCAGGAGATTTTAAATGGGTCAGTCAGCTTGGCTCCGATTTGTATGATACTGGTTACGCCGTAGCTGTTGATGCCGGTAACAGCATCTATATCGCCGGCAAAACCGCCAATGAGTTTGAATTAGGACAGCGTAAAGGTGTTAAAGGTATGGATGATTTCTTTATCGCCAAATACGATTCCAACGGCGTAAAATTGTGGGCTAAGCAAGATGGCACTAACGCCTATGACAATGCCTACAACCTGGCGCTGGATGCTTCAGGCAATATCTATGTCATTGGTAATACTAACGGAGAGATGGAAATCGGCAAATGGCAGGGCGGTTATGATGTTTTTATTGTCAAGTATGATTCATCTTGCACTCGGATATGGTCAAAACAGATTGGTTCGACCAAAAACGATACAGCTTATAGTCTGGCCATCAACAATAACGACTATATCTATATAGTTGGCGATACTTCAGATTCATTTGGAGACAATGCCTATATCGGTGGCACGGATTACTTCTTGGTCAAATATGATTCAAGTGGCGCACAAATTTGGGTTAAGCAGGGCGGTACCATGGCTGATGACAATGCCCATGATATTGTTATTACGTCCTATAATTTTATCTATATTCCGGTGTTCTCTTTTGGAGTTATCGATAATTATTCCAATCAGGGTGATTATGACGTTTTTCTGATAAAATATAATCTGGACGGTCAAAAGAAATAA
- the ftcD gene encoding glutamate formimidoyltransferase: MQIVECVPNFSEGRRSEVVDQILREITLVKGVKLLDKEMDFNHNRVVVTFIGTPAGVGQAAFSACKKASELIDLTKHKGEHPRMGATDVIPFIPIREIAMGDCIKIARQVGQDIGVKLGIPVYLYEEASTRPERKNLANVRKGEFEGLSEEIGKNPERTPDFGPNRIHPTAGATVVGARMVLVAFNVNLASNDLILAKKIAKTIRESSGGMPNVKALGLMLHDRNIAQISMNLTNYKVSSPKMVFDRIKQLAGESGAKILESELIGLAPQETFQGTSPQELKIANFSSDQIIENRIKDL; the protein is encoded by the coding sequence ATGCAGATAGTTGAATGTGTACCTAATTTTAGCGAAGGTCGTCGTTCCGAGGTGGTTGACCAGATACTTAGAGAAATTACCCTGGTCAAAGGCGTTAAGCTTCTGGATAAAGAAATGGATTTTAACCACAACCGGGTGGTGGTGACTTTTATCGGAACTCCGGCCGGTGTCGGGCAAGCCGCTTTCAGCGCTTGCAAGAAAGCATCCGAATTGATTGACCTGACCAAGCACAAAGGCGAACATCCGCGCATGGGCGCGACAGATGTGATACCTTTTATACCTATTCGGGAAATCGCCATGGGTGATTGCATTAAAATCGCACGTCAGGTCGGGCAAGATATCGGTGTGAAATTAGGCATACCGGTCTATTTGTATGAAGAAGCTTCGACCCGTCCGGAACGAAAGAATTTAGCCAACGTGCGCAAGGGTGAATTCGAAGGTTTGAGTGAAGAAATCGGTAAGAATCCAGAGCGTACTCCCGATTTCGGGCCCAATCGCATTCATCCGACTGCCGGCGCCACGGTCGTGGGAGCTAGAATGGTACTGGTGGCTTTCAACGTTAACTTAGCATCCAACGACCTGATACTGGCTAAAAAAATAGCCAAGACCATTCGGGAATCAAGCGGTGGTATGCCTAATGTCAAGGCTCTTGGTCTGATGCTCCACGACCGCAACATTGCCCAGATTTCTATGAACTTGACTAATTATAAGGTTTCTTCTCCCAAAATGGTATTTGACCGGATAAAACAGCTGGCCGGAGAATCCGGCGCCAAAATATTAGAAAGCGAATTAATCGGCTTGGCGCCTCAGGAGACGTTTCAGGGTACTTCTCCGCAAGAACTTAAAATTGCTAATTTTAGCTCCGACCAGATAATTGAAAACCGAATAAAAGACTTGTAG